A genomic stretch from Procambarus clarkii isolate CNS0578487 chromosome 14, FALCON_Pclarkii_2.0, whole genome shotgun sequence includes:
- the LOC123750649 gene encoding streptococcal hemagglutinin-like gives MQQQASVCNNKHQYATTSISVQQQASVCNNKHQCATTSISVQQQATVCNNKHQCATTSISVQQQATVCNNKHQCATTSISVQQQASVCNNKHQCATTSISVQQQASVCNNKHQCATTSISVQQQASVCNNKQQCATTSISVQQQTSVCNNKHQCATTSISVQQQASVCNNKQQCATTSIGVQQQASVCNNKHQCATTSISVQQQASVCNNKHQCATTSISVQQQASVCNNKHQCATTSISVQQQASVCNNKHQCATTSISVQQQASVCNNKHQCATTSISVQQQASVCNNKHQCATTSISVQQQASVCNNKHQCATTSISVQQQASVCNNKHQCATTSISVQQQASVCNNKHQCATTSISVQQQASVCNNKHQCATTSISVQQQASVCNNKHQCATTSISVQQQASVCNNKHQCATTSISVQQQASVCNNKHQCATTSISVQQQASVCNNKHQCATTSISVQQQASVCNNKHQCATTSISVQQQASVCNNKHQCATTSISVQQQASVCNNKHQCATTSISVQQQASVCNNKHQCATTSISVQQQASVCNNKHQCATTSISVQQQASVCNNKHQCATTSISVQQQASVCNNKHQCATTSISVQQQASVCNNKHQCATTSISVQQQASVCNNKRQCATTNISVQQQASVCNNKHQCATTSISVQQQASVCNNKHQCATTSISVQQQATLCNNKQHFHSCHHQLYGQHTWLYLLCQVIHNR, from the coding sequence ATGCAACAACAAGCATCAGTGTGCAACAACAAGCATCAGTATGCAACAACAAGCATCAGTGTGCAACAACAAGCATCAGTGTGCAACAACAAGCATCAGTGTGCAACAACAAGCATCAGTGTGCAACAACAAGCAACAGTGTGCAACAACAAGCATCAGTGTGCAACAACAAGCATCAGTGTGCAACAACAAGCAACAGTGTGCAACAACAAGCATCAGTGTGCAACAACAAGCATCAGTGTGCAACAACAAGCATCAGTGTGCAACAACAAGCATCAGTGTGCAACAACAAGCATCAGTGTGCAACAACAAGCATCAGTGTGCAACAACAAGCATCAGTGTGCAACAACAAGCATCAGTGTGCAACAACAAGCATCAGTGTGCAACAACAAGCAACAGTGTGCAACAACAAGCATCAGTGTGCAACAACAAACATCAGTGTGCAACAACAAGCATCAGTGTGCAACAACAAGCATCAGTGTGCAACAACAAGCATCAGTGTGCAACAACAAGCAACAGTGTGCAACAACAAGCATCGGTGTGCAACAACAAGCATCAGTGTGCAACAACAAGCATCAGTGTGCAACAACAAGCATCAGTGTGCAACAACAAGCATCAGTGTGCAACAACAAGCATCAGTGTGCAACAACAAGCATCAGTGTGCAACAACAAGCATCAGTGTGCAACAACAAGCATCAGTGTGCAACAACAAGCATCAGTGTGCAACAACAAGCATCAGTGTGCAACAACAAGCATCAGTGTGCAACAACAAGCATCAGTGTGCAACAACAAGCATCAGTGTGCAACAACAAGCATCAGTGTGCAACAACAAGCATCAGTGTGCAACAACAAGCATCAGTGTGCAACAACAAGCATCAGTGTGCAACAACAAGCATCAGTGTGCAACAACAAGCATCAGTGTGCAACAACAAGCATCAGTGTGCAACAACAAGCATCAGTGTGCAACAACAAGCATCAGTGTGCAACAACAAGCATCAGTGTGCAACAACAAGCATCAGTGTGCAACAACAAGCATCAGTGTGCAACAACAAGCATCAGTGTGCAACAACAAGCATCAGTGTGCAACAACAAGCATCAGTGTGCAACAACAAGCATCAGTGTGCAACAACAAGCATCAGTGTGCAACAACAAGCATCAGTGTGCAACAACAAGCATCAGTGTGCAACAACAAGCATCAGTGTGCAACAACAAGCATCAGTGTGCAACAACAAGCATCAGTGTGCAACAACAAGCATCAGTGTGCAACAACAAGCATCAGTGTGCAACAACAAGCATCAGTGTGCAACAACAAGCATCAGTGTGCAACAACAAGCATCAGTGTGCAACAACAAGCATCAGTGTGCAACAACAAGCATCAGTGTGCAACAACAAGCATCAGTGTGCAACAACAAGCATCAGTGTGCAACAACAAGCATCAGTGTGCAACAACAAGCATCAGTGTGCAACAACAAGCATCAGTGTGCAACAACAAGCATCAGTGTGCAACAACAAGCATCAGTGTGCAACAACAAGCATCAGTGTGCAACAACAAGCATCAGTGTGCAACAACAAGCATCAGTGTGCAACAACAAGCATCAGTGTGCAACAACAAGCATCAGTGTGCAACAACAAGCATCAGTGTGCAACAACAAGCATCAGTGTGCAACAACAAGCATCAGTGTGCAACAACAAGCATCAGTGTGCAACAACAAGCATCAGTGTGCAACAACAAGCATCAGTGTGCAACAACAAGCATCAGTGTGCAACAACAAGCATCAGTGTGCAACAACAAGCATCAGTGTGCAACAACAAGCATCAGTGTGCAACAACAAGCATCAGTGTGCAACAACAAGCATCAGTGTGCAACAACAAGCATCAGTGTGCAACAACAAGCGTCAGTGTGCAACAACAAACATCAGTGTGCAACAACAAGCATCAGTGTGCAACAACAAGCATCAGTGTGCAACAACAAGCATCAGTGTGCAACAACAAGCATCAGTGTGCAACAACAAACATCAGTGTGCAACAACAAGCATCAGTGTGCAACAACAAGCAACATTGTGCAACAACAAGCAACATTTCCACTCCTGCCATCATCAGCTTTACGGTCAGCACACCTGGCTTTACCTCTTATGTCAAGTTATACACAACAGATGA